One window of the Candidatus Thorarchaeota archaeon genome contains the following:
- a CDS encoding MBL fold metallo-hydrolase encodes MRVTTVRSDGLAHLSYFVSSEGEAFVIDPRRDAGIYEQLCRESQCKITHVFETHRNEDYVTGSLEIQNLYPSARIGHSNLTAFKYGDDALSDGDSFRIGKTIVTALSTPGHTDDSMCYLAADSSVGKDPVAVFTGDTLFVNEVGRTDLVDPKLTDRMAEKLYKSLTEVLLRLDDGVIVYPAHGAGSVCGGDIGNREVSTIGFERRHNKWLRMDESEFVRAKSEQKLTLSAYFKRCERLNTVGPPLISTLETPSPMDVATFDSMMNQTGCVVIDTRPPQSFMRMHIPGSISIPLQGMGMSAGWVLSSEDRHLGVLARSEDVTQVWAYLLRVGLDSFAGYLASGIDEWKSGGRPTRSLHEYAVPETRSRHEAGTIKIIDVRQGHEYDKEHIQGTVSLPLSEFETGVMSLDKGSSFVTVCPSGVRSTTAASLLVRQGFRDVGVLAAGLKAWKSQGYPLTDK; translated from the coding sequence ATGAGAGTCACGACTGTGCGTTCGGATGGCCTTGCTCATCTCTCGTACTTTGTCAGCTCAGAAGGTGAGGCCTTTGTCATTGACCCGCGTCGAGACGCAGGCATATACGAGCAACTGTGCAGAGAGTCGCAGTGCAAGATAACGCATGTGTTCGAAACCCATAGAAACGAGGACTATGTCACAGGTTCTCTTGAGATACAGAATCTGTATCCCTCAGCACGGATTGGGCACAGCAATCTCACCGCATTCAAGTATGGTGATGATGCGCTCTCCGATGGGGACTCCTTTCGTATAGGCAAGACGATAGTCACTGCCCTCTCAACACCAGGCCATACGGATGACAGCATGTGCTATCTCGCTGCAGACTCGTCCGTTGGGAAGGACCCCGTAGCGGTCTTCACCGGAGATACGCTGTTTGTGAACGAAGTGGGCCGGACGGACCTAGTAGACCCCAAGCTAACCGACCGGATGGCTGAGAAGCTGTACAAGAGTCTTACAGAGGTCTTGCTGCGCCTTGACGACGGCGTCATAGTGTACCCTGCGCATGGTGCAGGCTCTGTATGTGGCGGGGACATAGGCAACCGCGAAGTCAGCACGATAGGTTTCGAGCGCCGTCACAACAAGTGGCTCAGAATGGACGAGTCTGAGTTTGTCAGGGCCAAGTCTGAGCAGAAGCTGACCTTGTCGGCCTATTTCAAGCGATGTGAGCGACTCAACACAGTCGGTCCACCACTGATCTCCACTCTTGAAACGCCATCACCTATGGACGTCGCAACCTTCGATAGCATGATGAACCAGACGGGATGTGTAGTCATCGACACACGACCGCCACAGTCATTCATGCGTATGCACATACCTGGATCCATCAGTATCCCTCTACAGGGCATGGGTATGTCGGCAGGTTGGGTTCTCAGTTCTGAAGACAGGCATCTCGGTGTACTTGCCAGATCAGAGGACGTCACACAGGTGTGGGCATATCTTCTCCGTGTTGGTCTCGACAGCTTCGCCGGATACCTTGCCTCTGGTATCGATGAGTGGAAGTCCGGGGGACGCCCCACGAGGTCTCTGCATGAGTATGCGGTCCCCGAGACAAGGTCCCGACATGAGGCCGGGACAATCAAGATCATCGACGTCAGGCAGGGACACGAGTACGACAAGGAACACATCCAAGGGACTGTCTCGCTTCCACTGTCCGAATTCGAGACAGGAGTCATGTCGCTTGACAAGGGGAGCTCGTTCGTGACGGTATGTCCTTCAGGAGTCCGTAGCACAACGGCAGCAAGCCTGCTGGTTCGTCAGGGCTTCCGTGATGTCGGAGTGTTGGCTGCCGGCCTCAAGGCATGGAAGAGTCAAGGCTATCCACTGACGGACAAGTAG
- a CDS encoding aspartate ammonia-lyase: MTEQTETAGAYREETDLLGTLQVPRDAYWGVQTLRALQNFSVSLVPLRNYPTLVRTLAMVKKACALANFDLDHLPEDYAGAIVKACDEIIGGALVDQFVVDMMQGGAGTSTNMNANEVIASRANEILGHSRNSQSPVSALDHVNMSQSTNDVYPTAIKIATIYGFRDLSEALSGLTTTLDQKATEFKDILKLGRTEMQDAVPITLGQEFSAWSAALKRDLVRISNAMEVLQTHNIGATAIGTSLNADPEYIDLAEAHLREVTGLPRLTTAENLVDDTQNADEFVHASSLLRVLATNLAKISGDIILLSSGPVGGFHEISLPAVQPGSSIMPGKVNPVIAEMVMQVAFQVVGHDTVISMAAQAGQLELNAFEPLIAYNFFQALKVLRNAIPIFRERCVSGIQPNKEGLDVVYRSVGIVTALNPVLGYKATSRIAKKALETKRPVRDIVLEEKLIDPELLDRLLSPERMTRGGVYGHDHPRVKASRDKGTVGG, from the coding sequence TTGACTGAACAAACGGAAACTGCAGGCGCATACAGGGAGGAGACAGACCTTCTTGGCACATTGCAAGTCCCCCGTGATGCCTACTGGGGTGTTCAGACGTTGAGGGCGCTTCAGAACTTCAGCGTCTCCCTTGTGCCTCTTAGGAACTACCCGACGCTGGTCCGGACACTGGCCATGGTCAAGAAGGCCTGTGCGCTCGCCAACTTCGACTTGGATCATCTTCCCGAGGACTACGCGGGAGCAATTGTCAAGGCCTGCGATGAGATAATTGGCGGAGCACTGGTCGACCAGTTCGTGGTTGACATGATGCAAGGAGGAGCAGGCACTTCAACAAACATGAATGCCAACGAGGTCATCGCCTCTCGTGCAAACGAGATACTAGGCCACTCTAGGAACTCCCAGAGCCCGGTCAGTGCGCTCGACCATGTGAACATGAGTCAGTCCACGAATGACGTCTATCCCACGGCCATCAAGATTGCGACAATCTATGGCTTTAGAGACCTGTCTGAAGCCCTGAGTGGACTGACAACTACGCTAGACCAAAAGGCAACCGAGTTCAAGGACATCCTCAAACTTGGACGGACAGAGATGCAAGATGCAGTGCCGATAACGCTCGGACAGGAGTTCTCGGCTTGGTCTGCCGCTCTGAAGCGCGATCTCGTCCGAATCAGCAACGCGATGGAGGTGCTGCAGACTCACAACATAGGTGCCACTGCAATCGGCACATCACTCAATGCAGACCCTGAGTACATTGACCTTGCAGAGGCGCATCTCAGAGAAGTCACTGGACTCCCTCGACTCACAACTGCAGAGAACCTCGTGGACGACACACAAAACGCAGACGAGTTCGTGCATGCCTCCTCTCTGCTCAGAGTGCTGGCGACCAACCTAGCAAAGATCAGTGGCGACATCATCCTTCTCTCATCGGGCCCAGTGGGTGGCTTCCATGAGATTTCGTTGCCCGCTGTTCAGCCGGGTTCCTCAATAATGCCCGGCAAGGTCAATCCGGTCATTGCAGAGATGGTCATGCAAGTTGCGTTTCAGGTGGTGGGCCATGACACGGTCATTTCAATGGCCGCACAGGCCGGACAGCTCGAACTCAATGCCTTTGAACCTCTGATTGCGTACAACTTCTTCCAAGCACTCAAGGTGTTGAGGAACGCGATTCCGATATTCAGGGAACGCTGTGTCTCGGGCATCCAGCCGAACAAAGAGGGACTTGATGTCGTCTACCGCAGTGTGGGAATCGTGACTGCACTGAATCCGGTTCTGGGGTACAAGGCAACATCACGCATTGCAAAGAAAGCACTGGAGACCAAGCGGCCCGTTCGTGACATAGTCCTCGAGGAGAAACTCATTGACCCTGAGCTGCTGGACCGACTCCTCAGCCCGGAGAGAATGACTCGTGGCGGAGTCTACGGACACGACCATCCAAGAGTGAAGGCGTCGAGAGACAAGGGGACAGTGGGAGGGTGA
- a CDS encoding pyridoxamine 5'-phosphate oxidase family protein, which translates to MRIAELSPHFRDSLTRLLNEQLTAVLATRSEDELYSCLVSFAFTEDLKGIVFSTKRQRRKFRDIMRSRSVALLIDNRRNTPDDITMAKFATVIGDAIDTEGTERDRLASILATRHPHLANFIAEDDTAIILVQVRKVYLVSDFESVQLIEV; encoded by the coding sequence GTGAGAATCGCCGAGTTGAGTCCTCACTTCCGGGACTCACTGACACGGCTCCTCAACGAGCAGCTCACAGCAGTCCTCGCTACTCGTTCCGAGGATGAGCTCTATTCATGTCTCGTCAGCTTTGCATTCACCGAGGACCTCAAGGGAATCGTGTTCTCAACAAAGAGGCAACGGAGGAAGTTCAGGGACATTATGCGAAGCCGGTCAGTCGCATTACTGATTGACAACAGACGAAACACACCTGACGACATCACGATGGCGAAGTTCGCTACGGTCATTGGAGATGCAATTGACACTGAGGGAACAGAGCGAGACCGACTCGCGTCCATTCTCGCGACTCGTCACCCACATCTCGCCAACTTCATTGCAGAAGATGACACGGCCATCATCCTCGTGCAGGTAAGGAAAGTGTACCTTGTCAGTGACTTCGAGTCAGTGCAGCTCATAGAAGTGTGA
- a CDS encoding radical SAM protein: protein MSLVYWKEKTLYVNPTNQCTCACRFCVRNFSDGVYGFTLKLDHEPTPEELSQAVIRSWTPDFQEVAVVGFGEPTMNLEGVVAVGEAVKGLGPTRLRIDTNGHGLLIHPKRDVPQELADAGFEVVRVSLNAQDAKTYVRLCRPQHGEAAYHSMLEFAARCSRLMTLEMSVVDLPVIDIEACRRIADSMSAEFVVRPFRGPDAVLVGIRAMS, encoded by the coding sequence ATGAGTCTGGTCTACTGGAAGGAGAAGACACTCTACGTCAATCCCACCAACCAATGCACATGCGCCTGCAGGTTCTGCGTCCGGAACTTCTCAGATGGCGTCTATGGCTTCACACTCAAGCTCGACCATGAGCCCACCCCGGAGGAGCTCTCTCAGGCTGTGATCAGGTCATGGACTCCTGATTTCCAGGAAGTCGCGGTTGTGGGTTTTGGAGAGCCGACAATGAATCTCGAAGGCGTGGTTGCGGTTGGTGAGGCAGTCAAGGGTCTCGGACCCACCCGACTGCGAATCGACACCAATGGCCATGGTCTGCTCATACATCCAAAGCGTGACGTGCCGCAAGAACTGGCTGATGCCGGCTTTGAGGTCGTGAGAGTCTCACTGAACGCGCAGGATGCCAAGACCTATGTCAGACTGTGTCGTCCACAGCACGGTGAGGCGGCGTACCACTCGATGTTGGAGTTCGCGGCGAGATGCTCCAGACTGATGACATTGGAGATGTCGGTGGTCGACCTGCCAGTGATTGACATTGAAGCGTGCCGACGCATAGCTGACAGCATGAGTGCTGAGTTTGTGGTTCGACCGTTCCGAGGTCCGGATGCGGTCCTTGTGGGCATAAGGGCGATGAGCTGA
- a CDS encoding FAD-binding oxidoreductase, which produces MSDLKTELCQVVGDEYVSDGLGERYVYSYDMTENPPQEPALVVMPQSVEEVQSIVRLANRTKTPLVPFVTGQNVGGLTIPQTRGAVIVDLKRMDRIVELDQNAMYIVVEPGITFGHVRRYLNEHAPNLRYTYPLAPPYASVMSNALLQGLCDLSTAHGAMADFITGLEAVLPTGELVRVGSAIMGDGNWFGRYPLPDLVGLFSGWQGMTGIVTKIGLKLWPRLPETEHFALLTFGEKATTDLLTRICQRQIIDDGDCMSLTLLKMLLGVEYPVGVFEGEPDYATLLTLSANTRTELAAKCSVLESVVQEARAEEPRQTLLAWPAVAAIMGSDAHSWIDFPSDAFKILTEFDGLTWVGTYIHPARWGEALEGGRRIVEKYGFELMAFLKPMDGMHFGEFKFIIRFPKDEDTVQRVRRCNAELLDHALSLKAIPYKTPVWSAKKLQQVADPGFVMLLRKVKEALDPNGIMNPGRWGL; this is translated from the coding sequence ATGTCAGACCTCAAGACCGAGCTGTGTCAGGTAGTGGGCGACGAGTATGTCTCTGACGGACTGGGCGAGCGATACGTCTACTCGTACGATATGACAGAGAACCCACCACAGGAACCAGCTCTTGTGGTGATGCCTCAGAGCGTGGAAGAGGTTCAGAGCATAGTCCGTCTGGCAAACAGGACGAAGACCCCTCTCGTGCCTTTCGTGACAGGCCAGAACGTTGGAGGACTCACAATCCCGCAGACTAGAGGAGCTGTCATTGTGGACCTCAAGCGCATGGACCGCATTGTGGAACTGGACCAGAACGCCATGTACATCGTCGTGGAGCCCGGGATCACATTCGGGCATGTCAGAAGGTACCTCAATGAACATGCACCCAATCTGCGATACACGTATCCGCTCGCACCACCCTATGCGTCCGTGATGTCGAATGCGCTGCTACAGGGCCTATGTGACCTGTCCACTGCACACGGAGCAATGGCCGACTTCATCACGGGTCTTGAGGCGGTATTGCCCACTGGCGAACTGGTCAGAGTCGGCTCGGCCATAATGGGCGATGGCAACTGGTTTGGACGGTATCCGCTTCCCGACCTTGTCGGTCTGTTCAGCGGCTGGCAGGGCATGACAGGAATCGTCACCAAGATAGGACTCAAGCTCTGGCCCCGTCTTCCTGAGACCGAGCACTTCGCGCTACTTACGTTCGGCGAGAAGGCTACCACAGACCTGCTTACCAGGATATGCCAGAGGCAGATCATTGATGACGGTGACTGTATGTCACTGACTCTGCTGAAGATGCTCCTTGGGGTCGAGTATCCGGTGGGGGTCTTCGAAGGCGAGCCCGACTACGCCACTCTTCTGACACTGTCAGCCAATACTCGTACAGAACTCGCGGCGAAGTGCTCAGTCCTAGAGTCAGTTGTACAGGAGGCGAGAGCGGAAGAGCCCCGGCAGACTCTGCTTGCATGGCCCGCAGTGGCAGCCATCATGGGTTCTGACGCCCACTCGTGGATAGACTTCCCTTCTGACGCCTTCAAGATACTGACCGAGTTCGACGGTCTCACATGGGTGGGCACATACATCCATCCGGCGCGGTGGGGAGAGGCACTAGAGGGCGGTCGCAGAATCGTCGAGAAGTATGGGTTCGAATTGATGGCCTTTCTGAAGCCGATGGATGGGATGCACTTTGGCGAGTTCAAGTTCATAATACGATTTCCGAAGGACGAAGACACTGTTCAGCGTGTCAGACGGTGCAATGCAGAGCTGCTCGACCATGCGCTCAGTCTGAAAGCCATCCCCTACAAGACACCCGTCTGGTCTGCCAAGAAGTTGCAACAGGTAGCGGACCCGGGTTTCGTCATGTTGCTACGCAAGGTCAAGGAGGCGCTTGATCCGAATGGTATCATGAACCCTGGGAGGTGGGGGCTATGA
- a CDS encoding (Fe-S)-binding protein: MTTSPSVIDEWLHRCIRCGNCKYVFRDYSPSCPSGERFRFETYFASGRLRLAQATKRGLLKWDESLMRPIFACTTCGNCEVQCLAPHREHIVEIIEEMRASAVERLGALPSHARLRDSIANMHNPYNETHHARSLQALHALPDEAELVYFVGCTSNYRETVIRDATISVLKKAKVSFTVVDEFCCGSPLLRTGQRDLVADLASHNIEQFEAAGASRVVTSCSGCYRTMMRDYRSMGVRPSQRVLHASQLFNELLEEGRLVPKKGATMLDVTYHDPCHLGRHMKVYDEPRAVLSALPLELTEMPLIRENAFCCGAGGGVRAAFGEWSLDTARRRISQAASTGASAVVSACPFCVRNLRDAASGSTSVMDLSQVLDNMV, from the coding sequence ATGACGACGAGTCCGTCCGTGATTGACGAGTGGCTTCACAGATGCATTCGGTGTGGTAACTGCAAGTATGTCTTCAGGGACTATTCACCCTCGTGTCCATCAGGAGAGAGGTTCCGCTTCGAGACCTATTTCGCATCAGGTCGGCTGAGACTCGCACAGGCCACCAAGCGGGGGCTGCTGAAGTGGGACGAGTCGCTCATGAGACCCATCTTCGCATGCACTACATGCGGGAACTGTGAAGTCCAGTGTCTTGCCCCTCATAGAGAGCATATCGTCGAGATCATAGAGGAGATGAGGGCAAGCGCAGTGGAGAGGCTCGGGGCGCTTCCGTCTCATGCGCGACTCAGAGACAGCATCGCCAATATGCACAATCCCTACAATGAGACGCACCATGCCCGGTCTCTTCAGGCCCTGCACGCGTTGCCAGACGAGGCGGAGCTTGTGTACTTTGTTGGCTGCACGTCAAACTACCGTGAGACCGTCATTCGGGATGCAACAATCTCGGTCCTGAAGAAGGCGAAGGTCTCGTTCACCGTCGTTGACGAGTTCTGCTGTGGCTCACCACTTCTGCGCACCGGCCAGAGAGACCTTGTTGCCGACCTGGCCTCTCACAACATCGAGCAGTTTGAGGCCGCTGGGGCAAGCAGGGTTGTCACCTCCTGCTCTGGGTGCTACAGGACAATGATGCGGGACTACAGGTCAATGGGCGTGAGACCGAGTCAGAGAGTCTTGCACGCGTCTCAGCTGTTCAACGAGCTGCTTGAGGAGGGTCGCCTAGTGCCGAAGAAGGGCGCCACCATGCTCGACGTGACCTATCATGACCCCTGCCATCTTGGCAGACACATGAAGGTATACGATGAACCCAGAGCCGTCCTGTCAGCATTACCTCTGGAACTCACTGAGATGCCACTCATCAGAGAGAATGCCTTCTGTTGTGGTGCAGGTGGTGGCGTCAGGGCAGCCTTTGGCGAGTGGAGCCTCGATACCGCCCGAAGACGAATCAGTCAGGCAGCATCTACGGGGGCCAGTGCTGTTGTGAGTGCCTGCCCTTTCTGTGTTCGAAATCTGAGAGACGCCGCCAGCGGAAGCACGAGTGTCATGGACCTCTCACAAGTGCTGGACAACATGGTGTGA